One window from the genome of Paenibacillus azoreducens encodes:
- a CDS encoding ABC transporter ATP-binding protein has protein sequence MSDILKVTGLSKVYPGKVITRALTDIELTIQKGEFVGVMGPSGSGKTTLLNMVSTIDTPSSGTVLINGSNPHVLKKKELSLFRRRELGFVFQDFNLLDTLTVAENIVLPLTLDKADLQTMEAKLEQIATRLGIQEILNKRVYEISGGQRQRAAIARAIIPEPSLLLADEPTGALDSASSKTVMETMEKLNADDGVTMMLVTHDPLAASYCHRVVFIKDGKLSGEIRRGDSRQTFFQKIIDMLSYLGGNAHELSSVRV, from the coding sequence ATGAGTGATATTTTAAAAGTAACCGGCCTCAGCAAAGTGTATCCGGGCAAAGTGATCACAAGGGCCTTGACCGATATTGAATTAACGATTCAAAAAGGAGAGTTCGTAGGCGTGATGGGACCGTCCGGGAGCGGCAAAACCACTCTGCTGAACATGGTGTCCACGATTGATACGCCAAGCTCGGGTACCGTGCTGATCAACGGCAGCAACCCGCATGTTCTGAAGAAAAAAGAACTGTCCCTGTTCAGGAGACGCGAGCTGGGGTTCGTATTCCAGGATTTCAATCTGCTCGACACGCTGACGGTGGCGGAAAATATTGTGCTGCCGCTTACGCTGGATAAGGCGGATCTGCAGACGATGGAAGCGAAGCTGGAGCAAATCGCGACCCGGCTTGGCATTCAAGAGATTTTGAACAAAAGGGTGTATGAAATATCCGGAGGACAGAGACAGCGTGCCGCCATCGCGCGCGCCATCATTCCCGAGCCGTCGCTTTTACTTGCGGATGAGCCCACGGGCGCATTGGATTCGGCTTCCTCGAAGACGGTCATGGAGACCATGGAAAAGCTGAATGCCGACGACGGCGTAACGATGATGCTGGTGACGCATGATCCGCTGGCAGCGAGTTATTGCCATCGCGTGGTGTTCATCAAAGACGGAAAGCTTTCGGGTGAAATCCGCCGGGGCGACAGCCGCCAAACCTTTTTCCAGAAAATCATCGACATGCTTTCGTATTTGGGAGGTAACGCGCATGAGCTTTCTTCAGTTCGCGTTTAA
- a CDS encoding sensor histidine kinase: MRLFIREQLPLLLFYAGQMMLIGLWYWLAVPDHAAFTVVYGALLSFAVLLLYLAFRYYSQRKLYARLESSLAEMDQALGDLGETPMAAAVTDLLRHQFQMYKNELYDTRQKLDNHTAFINRWVHQMKTPVSVLQLTLQDLDIEDEAADGMQEEIDRLRKGLEMALYTSRLDKFEQDFKVESIPLRDAVEQAVAVNRQWFIRKGIYPEIRVPADLSIISDAKWLAFILGQVIVNAVNYSIEEGGKVVFIAYGQGPHTVLEIRDEGIGIAKEDLGRVFEPYFTGNQGRQYHESTGMGLFLVREVCLKLDHQIELESEPGEGTTVRFTFEK, encoded by the coding sequence ATGAGACTGTTCATACGTGAGCAGCTGCCGCTGCTGCTATTTTACGCGGGACAGATGATGCTGATCGGCTTGTGGTATTGGCTTGCGGTCCCGGATCATGCCGCGTTTACCGTCGTTTACGGCGCTTTACTGAGCTTTGCCGTACTGCTGTTATATCTGGCCTTCCGTTACTACAGTCAAAGAAAATTGTATGCGAGGCTTGAATCATCGCTGGCCGAAATGGACCAAGCGCTGGGCGACCTGGGAGAAACGCCGATGGCCGCCGCCGTAACCGATCTGCTCCGCCATCAATTCCAAATGTACAAAAATGAACTGTATGATACGCGGCAGAAGCTGGATAATCATACCGCCTTCATCAACCGTTGGGTTCACCAAATGAAAACTCCGGTTTCCGTTCTTCAGCTCACGCTGCAGGATTTGGACATTGAAGATGAGGCGGCGGATGGAATGCAGGAGGAAATCGACAGACTGAGAAAAGGGCTGGAGATGGCACTATATACCTCCAGACTGGACAAGTTTGAACAGGATTTCAAGGTGGAAAGCATTCCGCTGCGGGATGCGGTGGAGCAGGCCGTTGCGGTAAATCGTCAGTGGTTTATCCGCAAGGGGATTTACCCGGAAATCAGGGTTCCTGCCGATCTAAGCATCATAAGCGATGCCAAATGGCTGGCTTTTATTCTTGGTCAGGTGATCGTCAACGCGGTGAATTATTCGATTGAGGAAGGGGGAAAAGTTGTTTTCATAGCTTATGGGCAGGGACCGCATACGGTTTTGGAGATCAGGGATGAAGGAATCGGGATTGCCAAAGAGGATTTGGGCCGGGTATTCGAGCCTTATTTTACAGGCAACCAAGGGAGACAATATCACGAATCGACAGGCATGGGATTGTTTCTGGTACGGGAAGTATGCTTGAAGCTGGATCACCAAATCGAGTTGGAGTCGGAACCCGGCGAGGGGACGACGGTTCGGTTTACGTTTGAAAAGTGA